From a single Couchioplanes caeruleus genomic region:
- the lepA gene encoding translation elongation factor 4, translating into MPGPLDPGVNIIGATDPRRIRNFCIIAHIDHGKSTLADRMLQITGVVDPRQMRAQYLDRMDIERERGITIKSQAVRMPWVVREGDLTGESAVLNMIDTPGHVDFTYEVSRSLAACEGAVLLVDAAQGIEAQTLANLYLAMENDLHIIPVLNKIDLPAAQPEKYAEELAKLIGCEPSDVLRVSGKTGVGVEHLLDEIVRQFQPPVGEADAPARAMIFDSVYDVYRGVVTYVRVIDGRIEARDRIKMMSTGAVHELLEIGVVSPEMEKAGALGVGEVGYLITGVKDVRQSRVGDTVTGNARPAKEALGGYKDPKPMVYSGLYPIDGSDYPALRDALDKLKLNDAALTYEPETSAALGFGFRCGFLGLLHLEIIGERLEREFNLDLISTAPNVVYQVITEDMQEHVVTNPSEFPDGKIAEIHEPVVRATVLVPNEYVGAVMELCQSRRGSLLGMEYLSAERVELRYTLPLAEIIFDFFDQLKSKTKGYASLDYEPSGEQVADLVKVDILLHGEPVDAFSAIVHKDKAYNYGVTIAAKLQKLIPRQQFEVPIQAAIGSRIIARETIRAIRKDVLAKCYGGDISRKRKLLEKQKEGKKRMKMVGRVEVPQEAFIAALSTSDGPDTKGAKK; encoded by the coding sequence GTGCCTGGACCGCTCGACCCCGGCGTGAACATCATCGGAGCGACCGATCCGCGTCGTATCCGCAATTTCTGCATCATTGCGCACATTGACCACGGGAAGTCGACGCTGGCCGACCGCATGCTGCAGATCACCGGCGTGGTCGATCCGCGGCAGATGCGGGCGCAGTATCTCGACCGGATGGACATCGAGCGCGAGCGTGGCATCACGATCAAGAGCCAGGCCGTGCGGATGCCGTGGGTCGTGCGGGAAGGCGATCTGACCGGCGAGTCCGCCGTGCTCAACATGATCGACACCCCCGGGCACGTCGACTTCACGTACGAGGTGTCGCGCAGCCTTGCCGCCTGTGAGGGTGCCGTCCTGCTCGTCGACGCCGCTCAGGGCATCGAGGCGCAGACCCTGGCCAACCTGTACCTGGCCATGGAGAACGATCTGCACATCATTCCCGTACTGAACAAGATCGACCTGCCGGCCGCCCAGCCGGAGAAGTACGCGGAAGAGCTCGCCAAGCTGATCGGGTGCGAGCCCAGCGACGTGCTAAGGGTGTCCGGGAAGACCGGGGTGGGCGTGGAGCACCTGTTGGACGAGATCGTCCGGCAGTTCCAGCCCCCGGTCGGCGAGGCCGACGCGCCCGCGCGGGCAATGATCTTCGACTCCGTGTACGACGTGTACCGGGGCGTGGTCACCTACGTCCGGGTCATCGACGGGCGGATCGAGGCCCGGGACCGGATCAAGATGATGTCGACCGGGGCCGTGCACGAGCTGCTCGAGATCGGTGTCGTGTCGCCCGAGATGGAGAAGGCCGGCGCGCTCGGGGTCGGTGAGGTCGGTTACCTGATCACCGGTGTGAAGGACGTGCGGCAGTCCCGCGTCGGTGACACCGTGACCGGGAACGCGCGGCCGGCCAAGGAAGCCCTCGGCGGGTACAAGGACCCGAAGCCGATGGTGTACTCCGGGCTGTACCCGATCGACGGCTCGGACTACCCGGCGCTGCGGGATGCGCTCGACAAGCTGAAGCTCAACGACGCCGCGCTCACGTACGAGCCGGAGACGTCGGCCGCGCTCGGGTTCGGGTTCCGGTGCGGCTTCCTCGGCCTGCTGCACCTGGAGATCATCGGGGAGCGGCTGGAACGCGAGTTCAACCTCGACCTGATCTCCACCGCGCCGAACGTGGTGTACCAGGTGATCACCGAGGACATGCAGGAGCACGTCGTCACGAACCCGAGCGAGTTCCCCGACGGCAAGATCGCGGAGATCCACGAGCCGGTCGTCCGGGCGACGGTGCTGGTGCCCAACGAGTACGTGGGCGCGGTGATGGAGCTGTGCCAGAGCAGGCGCGGCAGCCTGCTCGGCATGGAGTACCTGTCGGCCGAGCGCGTGGAGCTGCGTTACACGCTGCCGCTCGCCGAGATCATCTTCGACTTCTTCGACCAGCTGAAGAGCAAGACCAAGGGGTACGCGTCCCTCGACTACGAGCCCTCCGGCGAGCAGGTCGCCGACCTGGTCAAGGTCGACATCCTGCTGCACGGGGAGCCGGTCGACGCGTTCAGCGCGATCGTGCACAAGGACAAGGCGTACAACTACGGCGTCACGATCGCCGCCAAGCTGCAGAAACTCATCCCGCGCCAGCAGTTCGAGGTGCCGATCCAGGCCGCGATCGGCAGCCGGATCATCGCCCGGGAGACCATCCGCGCCATCCGCAAGGACGTGCTCGCCAAGTGCTACGGCGGTGACATCAGCCGTAAGCGCAAGCTGCTCGAGAAGCAGAAGGAAGGCAAGAAGCGGATGAAGATGGTGGGCCGGGTGGAGGTGCCGCAGGAGGCCTTCATCGCCGCGCTGTCGACGTCGGACGGGCCGGACACCAAGGGCGCCAAGAAGTAG
- a CDS encoding MOSC domain-containing protein, producing MSVEQQVPAEVSLRGGVAAVSCNDAYSFSKPNRPEIVLVPGLGVEGDIHAGVTVRHRSRVAVDPLQPNLRQVHLIQAELHDEVRAEGFDVPAGGMGENVTTTGIDLLGLPCGTILRFGSAGAGAGAGAGAGAGAGAGAGAGAGAGAGAEGGAGVGPGGGPADVVAAAGQATLDDSTAGAVELLSAVVAAEGERADVDGRPAVVVTGLRNPCQQINRFRPGLLKRVLGKDEAGNPVRRAGVMAVVLRGGVVRPGDAISVELPAAPHRPLDRV from the coding sequence ATGAGCGTTGAGCAGCAAGTTCCTGCCGAGGTGTCGTTGCGTGGCGGAGTCGCCGCGGTGAGCTGCAACGATGCGTACTCGTTCAGCAAGCCGAACCGGCCGGAGATCGTTCTGGTCCCGGGGCTGGGCGTCGAGGGTGACATCCATGCCGGTGTCACGGTCCGGCATCGCAGCCGGGTGGCCGTCGACCCGCTTCAGCCGAATCTGCGCCAGGTCCACCTCATCCAGGCCGAGCTGCACGACGAGGTGCGAGCCGAGGGGTTCGACGTGCCGGCCGGTGGGATGGGCGAGAACGTCACGACCACGGGGATCGACCTGCTCGGCTTGCCGTGCGGAACGATCCTGCGATTCGGTTCAGCTGGGGCTGGGGCTGGGGCTGGGGCTGGGGCTGGGGCTGGGGCTGGGGCTGGGGCCGGAGCCGGAGCCGGAGCCGGAGCCGGAGCCGAGGGCGGAGCCGGCGTCGGACCGGGGGGTGGGCCTGCCGATGTGGTGGCGGCTGCCGGGCAGGCCACGCTGGATGACTCCACCGCTGGCGCTGTCGAGCTGCTTTCCGCCGTTGTGGCGGCCGAGGGTGAGCGGGCTGACGTCGATGGCCGGCCTGCGGTCGTGGTGACCGGGCTGCGGAACCCGTGCCAGCAGATCAACCGGTTCCGGCCCGGGCTGCTGAAGCGGGTGCTCGGCAAGGACGAGGCCGGCAACCCGGTACGCCGGGCCGGGGTGATGGCGGTCGTGTTGCGTGGTGGCGTGGTCCGGCCGGGTGATGCGATCTCCGTGGAACTGCCGGCCGCGCCGCATCGGCCGCTGGATCGGGTCTGA
- a CDS encoding DUF4240 domain-containing protein, which translates to MRTDDFWAVIDRATADRPASPDEVAKRAAAELAGRDPAEIVAWGRHLDKVMSASGKEDLWAAAYLINGGCSDDGFDHFRGWLIANGRDVLARAVRDPDSLADVPAVRSAASTGAVFEAEEVLTIAQMAYQQATGEAMPPSEAPPARPDAAMLWDFDDEEEMQRRLPRLSSLFLEPPE; encoded by the coding sequence ATGAGAACGGACGACTTCTGGGCGGTCATCGACCGGGCGACCGCCGACCGGCCGGCCTCGCCGGACGAGGTGGCGAAACGGGCGGCAGCCGAGCTGGCCGGGCGCGACCCCGCCGAGATCGTGGCCTGGGGCCGCCACCTCGACAAGGTGATGAGCGCCTCCGGCAAGGAGGACCTGTGGGCGGCGGCCTACCTGATCAACGGAGGCTGCTCCGACGACGGCTTCGACCACTTCCGCGGCTGGCTGATCGCCAACGGCCGGGACGTCCTGGCCCGAGCGGTCCGCGACCCCGACTCGCTGGCCGACGTCCCCGCCGTCCGCTCCGCCGCGAGCACCGGCGCGGTGTTCGAGGCCGAGGAAGTGCTCACGATCGCCCAGATGGCGTACCAGCAGGCGACCGGCGAGGCGATGCCGCCCAGCGAGGCGCCTCCTGCTCGGCCGGACGCCGCGATGCTCTGGGACTTCGACGACGAAGAGGAGATGCAGCGGCGGCTGCCCCGGTTGTCGTCGCTGTTCCTGGAGCCGCCGGAGTAG
- a CDS encoding phosphotransferase family protein: protein MRPVSLPEIAYGATAVRPDWDDLPPAVRAAINDRLGSPVVSAITAGGGFTRAFAAIVETAAGERAFLKAAPLTNPAFDAYAREAAITQALPPEVPAARPCWTLLAEGHYVLCLEAIRGRVPELPWKPDDLSSALQAWQRAATALAVSPMAALPRLSDIVRGELSWWSEIAAGRAPIPPAPAWVRSHLDDLARLEQGLPALVEGPGMLHGDLRIDNIMIDAYGKSWLCDWTWPCLGAPWFDTVTLLVTAYASGLDTDRLLEPWGAPAAGVDGTLAAMSGYWLTRAAGGPSSASPHSRQHQRFSGGQALAWLASRRGWRTTG from the coding sequence ATGCGCCCGGTATCGCTGCCCGAGATCGCTTACGGCGCTACCGCCGTACGTCCGGATTGGGATGATCTGCCGCCCGCGGTGCGGGCGGCCATCAACGACCGGCTCGGCTCTCCGGTCGTTTCCGCGATCACCGCCGGAGGCGGCTTCACCAGGGCTTTCGCGGCCATCGTCGAGACCGCGGCCGGCGAACGGGCCTTCCTCAAGGCGGCGCCGCTGACAAACCCCGCATTCGACGCGTACGCCCGTGAGGCGGCCATCACACAGGCCCTGCCGCCCGAGGTCCCCGCCGCCCGCCCGTGCTGGACCCTCCTCGCCGAAGGTCACTACGTGCTCTGCCTTGAGGCGATCCGCGGGCGCGTGCCCGAGCTGCCTTGGAAGCCGGACGACCTCTCCTCGGCGTTGCAGGCGTGGCAGCGGGCAGCAACCGCGCTTGCCGTCTCACCGATGGCGGCCCTGCCCCGGCTGAGCGACATCGTCCGCGGAGAGCTGTCGTGGTGGTCGGAGATCGCAGCGGGACGCGCACCGATCCCCCCGGCGCCCGCGTGGGTCCGTAGTCACCTCGACGACCTCGCGCGCCTGGAACAGGGCCTTCCCGCGCTGGTCGAGGGCCCGGGCATGCTCCACGGCGACCTCAGGATCGACAACATCATGATCGATGCGTACGGGAAGAGCTGGCTGTGCGACTGGACGTGGCCCTGCCTGGGTGCACCGTGGTTCGACACCGTCACGTTGCTCGTCACCGCGTACGCGAGCGGCCTGGACACCGACCGTCTGCTGGAGCCGTGGGGTGCTCCGGCAGCCGGCGTGGACGGCACGCTGGCCGCGATGAGCGGCTACTGGCTGACCCGGGCGGCCGGCGGTCCGAGCAGCGCCTCGCCGCACAGCCGGCAACACCAACGATTCAGCGGCGGCCAGGCGCTGGCGTGGCTCGCGTCACGCCGGGGCTGGCGGACAACGGGCTGA
- the rpsT gene encoding 30S ribosomal protein S20 gives MANIKSQIKRNRQNEKARLRNKSVKSSLKTVIRKLNEASEAGDTATATTLLRDASRQLDKAASKGVIHKNQAANRKSAIAKRIASLSA, from the coding sequence GTGGCGAACATCAAGTCCCAGATCAAGCGCAACCGGCAGAACGAGAAGGCCCGGCTGCGCAACAAGTCGGTCAAGTCGTCGCTGAAGACCGTGATCCGCAAGCTGAACGAGGCGAGCGAGGCCGGCGACACCGCGACGGCCACCACGCTGCTGCGTGACGCCTCGCGTCAGCTCGACAAGGCCGCGAGCAAGGGCGTCATCCACAAGAACCAGGCGGCGAACCGCAAGTCGGCCATCGCCAAGCGGATCGCCTCGCTGTCCGCCTGA
- the holA gene encoding DNA polymerase III subunit delta, with protein sequence MLGVNSAPPSLLLVVGDEELLAARAVVAAVEAARAADPGADVREYEGGQLAAGEVAEMLSPSLFGGRRVLVIRSGQDARKDLITALLAYAKNPDPDVTLIVTHLGGAKGKALADGLKSAGAAVVAAAKLKGDRERTAFVRDEFRRNGGRCDEPAAAALLQAVGTDLREIAAACSQLLADTDGKITPAVVARYYKGRAEVSGFAVADAAMIGDVPGALEALRWALHVGVDPVPIADAIADGVRTVARVASAGRGNPYQMASSLGMPAWKIQKAQERARGWSPEGLVDAMRAAAECNAAVKGGGEDRGYALEQAVFAVAEARRSGGTR encoded by the coding sequence ATTCTCGGCGTGAACAGCGCGCCTCCCTCCCTGCTCCTTGTCGTCGGCGACGAGGAGTTGCTCGCCGCCCGGGCGGTCGTCGCGGCGGTCGAGGCGGCTCGGGCGGCCGATCCCGGCGCGGACGTCCGGGAGTACGAGGGCGGTCAGCTGGCCGCCGGCGAGGTGGCCGAGATGCTGAGCCCGTCGCTGTTCGGCGGGCGGCGGGTGCTGGTGATCCGCAGCGGGCAGGACGCGCGGAAGGATCTGATCACCGCTCTGCTCGCGTATGCGAAGAATCCCGACCCCGACGTGACGTTGATCGTCACGCACCTCGGCGGCGCGAAGGGCAAGGCGCTGGCCGACGGGTTGAAGTCCGCGGGGGCGGCAGTGGTGGCCGCCGCGAAGCTCAAGGGTGATCGGGAACGGACAGCGTTCGTGCGTGACGAGTTCCGGCGCAACGGCGGGCGGTGTGACGAGCCGGCCGCCGCGGCGCTGCTCCAGGCCGTCGGCACCGACCTGCGTGAGATCGCCGCCGCGTGCTCGCAGCTGCTCGCCGACACCGACGGCAAGATCACCCCCGCGGTGGTCGCGCGGTACTACAAGGGCCGGGCGGAGGTCAGCGGGTTCGCGGTGGCCGACGCCGCGATGATCGGCGACGTGCCCGGGGCGCTCGAGGCGCTGCGGTGGGCCCTGCACGTCGGCGTCGACCCCGTGCCGATCGCCGACGCGATCGCTGACGGCGTGCGTACGGTCGCTCGGGTGGCCTCGGCGGGCCGGGGCAATCCGTACCAGATGGCGAGTTCGCTGGGCATGCCCGCCTGGAAGATCCAGAAGGCGCAGGAGCGGGCGCGCGGCTGGTCCCCTGAAGGCCTGGTCGACGCGATGCGCGCGGCCGCCGAGTGCAACGCCGCGGTCAAGGGCGGCGGCGAGGACCGGGGGTACGCCCTCGAGCAGGCCGTGTTCGCCGTGGCCGAGGCCCGCCGTTCCGGAGGAACCCGGTGA
- a CDS encoding GH92 family glycosyl hydrolase: MSKSRVRSLLAAAVGTLLVVSGAPAVRAEAAPAPVPLVADPAAYVDPFIGSSRGGNTWPGATRPFGMIAWSPTSTTGDQTSTGAANGYEYNVTKVRGFSLTHVNGAGCNPGAAGDVPIMPYVGDVDTSPTADTRDAKYAATFSHANESASPGRYTVTLDSGARTDLAVSTRAGIGDFSFPAGAAANLLFRTSNSLNGSEDAEVSIDAAARTVNGSVLTGGFCGRRGNGGGASNPNRRSYYRLYFSAVFDRDFARTGTWKDSAVTPGGTSASGGEGYLTGADRAGRGSGGWVGFDTGTDTDVRMRIGISYVSLAGAAANREAEVPDGATVDSVAAATRAAWTTELKRIRVGGGTEARTTAFYTAVYHSLMQPQTMNDIDGRYLGADLQIHSLRPGQKAVYGTFSGWDQYRAQIQLLAILRPDVAGDMAQSMMDFAAQNRGIWDRWLHLGAPTHVMTGDPAAPTLATYYAMGVRNFDVRGALDSLVEQATVQNPDALSDAGCPGQCLGQRPTLDTYLALKYAANDICHCWGGAAETLENSLADFSLAMWAQRAGRTDLYRQLLPRGDYWKNTFNPAVGYQAARRADGSWQSGFTPATDAGFAQGSSATYTWMVPQDVSGLAGLMGGRTAAATRLDGFFHDENGNWAVLGGNALRYDPTNEPGIHAPWLYNALGQPWKTQETVRQIVDTAYGTGPAGLPGNDDLGTMSAWYVFAAIGLFPQVPGRAELLLGSPVFTRIEIDRGNGVRLTINADGTETYVRGVRLNGAVLKKSWLPESFVQRGGTVGFALGAEADTGWATAPGDLPRDH, translated from the coding sequence GCTCGTGGCGGACCCCGCCGCGTACGTCGACCCGTTCATCGGCAGCTCGCGGGGCGGCAACACCTGGCCCGGAGCCACCCGGCCGTTCGGCATGATCGCGTGGAGCCCGACCAGCACCACCGGCGACCAGACCAGCACCGGCGCCGCCAACGGGTACGAGTACAACGTCACGAAGGTGCGCGGGTTCAGCCTCACCCACGTCAACGGCGCGGGGTGCAATCCGGGCGCCGCGGGTGACGTGCCGATCATGCCGTACGTGGGTGACGTGGACACCTCACCGACCGCCGACACCCGCGACGCCAAGTACGCGGCCACGTTCTCGCACGCCAACGAGTCGGCGAGCCCGGGGCGGTACACGGTCACGCTCGACTCCGGCGCGCGCACCGACCTGGCGGTGAGCACCCGGGCGGGCATCGGGGACTTCTCGTTCCCCGCCGGGGCGGCCGCCAACCTGCTGTTCCGCACGTCGAACTCGCTGAACGGCAGCGAGGACGCCGAGGTCAGCATCGACGCCGCCGCCCGTACGGTGAACGGCTCGGTCCTGACCGGGGGTTTCTGCGGACGGCGCGGCAACGGGGGCGGCGCCTCCAACCCGAACCGGCGCTCGTACTACCGGCTCTACTTCAGCGCGGTGTTCGACCGTGACTTCGCGCGGACCGGCACGTGGAAGGACTCGGCGGTCACCCCCGGAGGTACCTCGGCCAGCGGCGGCGAAGGTTACCTGACCGGCGCCGACCGGGCCGGTCGCGGCTCCGGCGGGTGGGTGGGCTTCGACACCGGTACGGACACCGACGTGCGGATGCGCATCGGGATCTCGTACGTCAGCCTCGCCGGCGCCGCGGCCAACCGGGAGGCGGAAGTGCCCGACGGCGCGACCGTCGACTCGGTCGCGGCCGCCACCCGCGCGGCCTGGACCACCGAGCTGAAGCGGATCCGCGTCGGCGGCGGCACCGAGGCTCGCACGACGGCCTTCTACACCGCCGTCTACCACTCGCTCATGCAGCCGCAGACCATGAACGACATCGACGGCCGTTACCTCGGCGCCGACCTGCAGATCCACAGCCTCCGCCCGGGACAGAAAGCCGTGTACGGCACGTTCTCCGGCTGGGACCAGTACCGTGCGCAGATCCAGCTGCTGGCCATCCTGCGCCCGGACGTGGCCGGTGACATGGCGCAGTCGATGATGGACTTCGCCGCGCAGAACCGGGGCATCTGGGACCGCTGGCTGCACCTCGGCGCCCCGACCCACGTCATGACCGGCGACCCGGCGGCGCCCACGCTCGCCACGTACTACGCGATGGGCGTCCGCAACTTCGACGTCCGCGGCGCCCTCGACTCGCTGGTCGAGCAGGCCACCGTGCAGAACCCCGACGCGCTCTCCGACGCCGGTTGCCCCGGCCAGTGCCTGGGACAGCGGCCGACGCTCGACACGTACCTCGCCCTCAAGTACGCCGCGAACGACATCTGCCACTGCTGGGGCGGGGCCGCGGAGACGCTGGAGAACTCCCTCGCCGACTTCTCCCTCGCCATGTGGGCGCAGCGGGCCGGGCGTACCGACCTGTACCGCCAGCTGCTCCCGCGCGGCGACTACTGGAAGAACACCTTCAACCCCGCGGTCGGCTACCAGGCGGCGCGCCGGGCCGACGGGAGCTGGCAGAGCGGCTTCACCCCGGCCACGGACGCCGGCTTCGCGCAGGGGTCGAGCGCCACGTACACGTGGATGGTGCCGCAGGACGTGTCCGGCCTGGCCGGCCTCATGGGCGGCCGGACGGCGGCGGCCACCCGGCTCGACGGCTTCTTCCACGACGAGAACGGCAACTGGGCGGTCCTCGGCGGCAACGCGCTGCGCTACGACCCAACGAACGAGCCCGGCATCCACGCGCCGTGGCTGTACAACGCGCTCGGACAGCCGTGGAAGACGCAGGAAACCGTACGGCAGATCGTGGACACCGCGTACGGCACCGGCCCGGCCGGTCTCCCCGGCAACGACGACCTGGGCACGATGAGCGCCTGGTACGTGTTCGCGGCCATCGGCCTGTTCCCGCAGGTGCCGGGCAGGGCGGAACTGCTGCTCGGCAGCCCGGTGTTCACCCGCATCGAGATCGACCGCGGTAATGGGGTGCGGCTGACGATCAACGCCGACGGGACGGAGACGTACGTGCGGGGGGTGCGGTTGAACGGGGCGGTGCTGAAGAAGTCGTGGCTGCCGGAGTCGTTCGTGCAGCGGGGTGGGACGGTGGGGTTTGCGCTGGGAGCGGAGGCGGATACGGGATGGGCTACCGCTCCTGGTGATCTGCCTCGGGATCACTGA